The Mucilaginibacter gracilis genomic interval CCATTATTATCATGGAGATGTTTATCTCCAAAATGCGCAAGCTGAAAGGCAAACGCAAGATTTTGGCCATAGATGAAGCGTGGATCGCGATAGCGAAGTCGGGTATGGCCTCTTTTATCAAGTATCTTTTTAAGACCATCCGTAAGTTCAACGGGATAGCCGCGCTGATCACGCAGGAAGTTGACGATTTGTTGAGTTCACCTATTATCAAAGAAACGGTGATCAATATGTCTGATACTAAGCTGTTACTGGATATGCGCAAGTTCATGAACAAGTTTGACCGTTTGCAGGATGCTTTAGGCTTGTCCGAAAAGGCGAAAACGCTTTTATTGTCGGTCAATAAGGCCAACGAAAAAGGCCGGATGTACCGCGAGGTATTTATCGACCAGGGCGGGCAGGAACTGAAAGTGTACCGTAATGAGCTATCCGTTGCAGAATATTTGGCCTACACGACCGAAGAATCCGAAAAACTGCTGGTTGAGGAATACACCGCCCGTTGCAACGGTGATATGGAAAAAGGTATTGCCCTGCTGATCCGGGAAAAGTACAGTAAATCAATTAACCATTAACCATTTACCAATTAACAAAAATCATGAAAAGGATTATTTTATTAGTCAGTATAGCTATTGGCTTAACCGCCTGCAGCAATGGCAATAACAGCAATGCAATAACTGAGTTTATCCCCGGTACTTATGTGAACCAGGCGCAGAGCGGGTACAGTGTGGCCAATGATACTTTAATTATTGACAAGGCGAAGAACACCGATAACATTTACCTCATTACCCGCAAGACAGGTTATCGCCGGATAACCGACGGCAAACTGCAACCCTTGCAGCACCAGGTCAAACGCTGGTCAGGGACATGGGATAACCAAAAGCAGATCCTGGAGGTGATGCAAACCCATACTTTCCTCATTTTTCAGCCAGACAAACGGAACCTGCTTAACGGGGTAAGCGAATACTGGAAGCTTTAGTCACTATCTAATCAACAAATTCTTTAACTATTTAAACGCCCCTTCAGGGGGGTAAGGGGGGCCTATGAAAAAGTATA includes:
- a CDS encoding lipoprotein, giving the protein MKRIILLVSIAIGLTACSNGNNSNAITEFIPGTYVNQAQSGYSVANDTLIIDKAKNTDNIYLITRKTGYRRITDGKLQPLQHQVKRWSGTWDNQKQILEVMQTHTFLIFQPDKRNLLNGVSEYWKL